One genomic region from Manis pentadactyla isolate mManPen7 chromosome 12, mManPen7.hap1, whole genome shotgun sequence encodes:
- the LOC118931201 gene encoding olfactory receptor 7G3-like isoform X2, protein MEPGNSFATEFLLLGFSNDPEMQPLLFGLFLFMYLVTILGNLLIILAISSDSHLHTPMYFFLCNLSFVDICFTSTTTPKMLVNIKTQNKSISYTGCLTQICFVLTFVGLENEILMMMAFDRFVAICHPLRYNVIMHPKICGLLVLISLLISVLDALLHTLMVLRLSFCTEPEIPQFFCELAHVLKLACSDILINNILVYIVTSLGGVVPLSGIIFSYTRIVFSILKIQSGGGRYKAFSICGSHLLVVSLFYGTGFGVYLSSSATHSSRKSAIISVMYTVFTPMMNPFIYSLRNKDMMGALRKLMSRISFH, encoded by the exons ATGGAACCAGGCAATAGTT TTGCTACAGAATTCCTCCTTCTGGGATTCAGCAATGATCCAGAAATGCAGCCCCTCCTCTTTGGACTGTTCCTGTTCATGTACCTGGTCACCATCCTGGGGAACCTGCTGATTATCCTGGCCATCAGTTCTGACTCCCAcctccacacacccatgtacttcttcctctgcaacctgtcctttgtggacatctgcttcacctccaccaccaccccaaAGATGCTGGTGAACATCAAGACCCAGAACAAATCCATCAGCTACACAGGCTGCCTCACACAGATATGCTTTGTCCTGACTTTTGTTGGACTGGAGAATGAAATTCTGATGATGATGGCCTTTGATCGCtttgtggccatctgccacccactCAGGTACAATGTCATCAtgcaccccaaaatctgtgggctTCTGGTTCTGATATCCCTCCTTATTAGTGTTTTGGATGCCCTGCTCCACACGTTGATGGTCCTGAGGCTGTCTTTCTGTACAGAACCAGAAATTccccaatttttctgtgaacttgcTCATGTTCTCAAACTTGCCTGCTCTGATATTCTCATCAATAACATCCTGGTGTATATAGTGACCAGCCTTGGGGGTGTTGTTCCCCTCTCAGGAATCATTTTCTCTTACACTCGAATTGTCTTCTCCATCTTGAAAATCCAATCAGGTGGTGGAAGGTATAAGGCATTTTCCATCTGTGGGTCACACTTATTAGTTGTTTCTTTGTTCTATGGGACAGGTTTTGGGGTATACCTTAGTTCTTCAGCTACTCACTCCTCTAGAAAGAGTGCAATTATATCAGTAATGTACACAGTGTTTACCCCAATGATGAACCCATTCATCTACAGTCTAAGGAACAAGGACATGATGGGGGCTTTGAGGAAACTCATGtccagaatatctttccattga
- the LOC118931201 gene encoding olfactory receptor 7G3-like isoform X1, with product MTLENISVATEFLLLGFSNDPEMQPLLFGLFLFMYLVTILGNLLIILAISSDSHLHTPMYFFLCNLSFVDICFTSTTTPKMLVNIKTQNKSISYTGCLTQICFVLTFVGLENEILMMMAFDRFVAICHPLRYNVIMHPKICGLLVLISLLISVLDALLHTLMVLRLSFCTEPEIPQFFCELAHVLKLACSDILINNILVYIVTSLGGVVPLSGIIFSYTRIVFSILKIQSGGGRYKAFSICGSHLLVVSLFYGTGFGVYLSSSATHSSRKSAIISVMYTVFTPMMNPFIYSLRNKDMMGALRKLMSRISFH from the coding sequence ATGACATTGGAAAACATCTCAGTTGCTACAGAATTCCTCCTTCTGGGATTCAGCAATGATCCAGAAATGCAGCCCCTCCTCTTTGGACTGTTCCTGTTCATGTACCTGGTCACCATCCTGGGGAACCTGCTGATTATCCTGGCCATCAGTTCTGACTCCCAcctccacacacccatgtacttcttcctctgcaacctgtcctttgtggacatctgcttcacctccaccaccaccccaaAGATGCTGGTGAACATCAAGACCCAGAACAAATCCATCAGCTACACAGGCTGCCTCACACAGATATGCTTTGTCCTGACTTTTGTTGGACTGGAGAATGAAATTCTGATGATGATGGCCTTTGATCGCtttgtggccatctgccacccactCAGGTACAATGTCATCAtgcaccccaaaatctgtgggctTCTGGTTCTGATATCCCTCCTTATTAGTGTTTTGGATGCCCTGCTCCACACGTTGATGGTCCTGAGGCTGTCTTTCTGTACAGAACCAGAAATTccccaatttttctgtgaacttgcTCATGTTCTCAAACTTGCCTGCTCTGATATTCTCATCAATAACATCCTGGTGTATATAGTGACCAGCCTTGGGGGTGTTGTTCCCCTCTCAGGAATCATTTTCTCTTACACTCGAATTGTCTTCTCCATCTTGAAAATCCAATCAGGTGGTGGAAGGTATAAGGCATTTTCCATCTGTGGGTCACACTTATTAGTTGTTTCTTTGTTCTATGGGACAGGTTTTGGGGTATACCTTAGTTCTTCAGCTACTCACTCCTCTAGAAAGAGTGCAATTATATCAGTAATGTACACAGTGTTTACCCCAATGATGAACCCATTCATCTACAGTCTAAGGAACAAGGACATGATGGGGGCTTTGAGGAAACTCATGtccagaatatctttccattga